The Bacteroidota bacterium genome contains a region encoding:
- a CDS encoding amino acid permease produces MAISKTSGPGLERSITMWGVALLVISSMIGSGVFKKISGMSLSLGSPGLVIACWAAAGLITLLGSLANAEVASMFPEAGGQYVYFKHIFGRFFAYIYGWTTFSVVQSATIASVGFVFAESLNSFLKLPNLSDSLPTGLATWGLEGFQPFSNLTVKFITIGLIWILVMINIRGIKMGKIVSSVLATTIVVSIVSIIVMCFGFSGGSFKNLTHVPEGTHYYNAIHMQDTATGMMMGPETLHTEGDHKDLSPAELAVHEKSDVPPIGLFGAFFAAMLAAFWAYEGWISIGYVGGEVKDGAKNLPRGLLWGTVIVTAVYILVQAAYLFTAPIEKIAGLAAQQNVIAAVEILKWFLGGAGAMFLSLLILCSTFNATNTSVLAAPRVYYAMANDGLFFKGINEVHPKFHTPYKSLLIQGVWASVLCLSGSFDMLTDMLIFAAFIFYGAGAWGVITLRRKMPNHPRPFKVPLYPVVPIVFTVFSAVLVVNTIWDQPVMAGLGLLLIATGVPFYFYWNRENPVVG; encoded by the coding sequence ATGGCAATTTCTAAGACTTCCGGACCCGGATTGGAGCGGTCCATCACGATGTGGGGCGTTGCCCTGTTGGTCATCAGTTCGATGATCGGATCGGGCGTGTTCAAGAAAATTTCCGGCATGTCCCTGTCCCTCGGTTCGCCGGGGCTGGTCATCGCCTGTTGGGCTGCCGCCGGATTGATCACCTTGTTGGGGAGCCTGGCCAATGCGGAAGTCGCCTCCATGTTTCCGGAGGCCGGTGGCCAATACGTTTATTTCAAGCATATTTTCGGCAGATTTTTTGCCTATATCTATGGCTGGACCACCTTTTCCGTCGTGCAAAGTGCGACCATCGCCTCCGTCGGATTTGTATTCGCCGAGTCGCTCAACAGCTTTTTGAAGTTGCCCAATTTGAGCGATAGCCTTCCAACCGGATTGGCGACATGGGGCTTGGAGGGCTTCCAACCCTTCAGCAATCTCACGGTCAAGTTCATTACCATCGGCCTGATCTGGATTTTGGTGATGATCAACATCCGAGGGATCAAAATGGGCAAGATTGTGAGTTCGGTACTTGCCACCACCATCGTGGTGAGTATTGTTTCGATCATCGTCATGTGCTTCGGATTCAGCGGGGGAAGTTTCAAGAACCTGACCCACGTGCCGGAAGGGACGCATTATTACAATGCCATCCACATGCAAGACACCGCCACGGGGATGATGATGGGCCCCGAAACCTTGCATACGGAGGGCGACCACAAGGACTTGAGCCCAGCAGAATTGGCGGTCCATGAGAAATCGGATGTGCCGCCGATCGGGCTGTTTGGGGCATTTTTTGCGGCGATGCTGGCTGCTTTCTGGGCCTACGAAGGTTGGATTTCGATTGGCTATGTCGGAGGCGAAGTCAAGGATGGCGCCAAAAATCTCCCGCGCGGCTTGCTTTGGGGCACGGTCATCGTGACGGCGGTGTACATTTTGGTACAAGCCGCCTACCTGTTTACCGCGCCCATCGAAAAGATTGCCGGTCTCGCAGCCCAACAAAACGTCATCGCCGCCGTCGAAATCCTGAAATGGTTCCTCGGTGGGGCAGGGGCGATGTTTTTGTCGCTGCTGATTCTCTGTTCGACCTTCAATGCGACCAATACTTCCGTCCTCGCGGCCCCGCGCGTGTACTACGCGATGGCCAATGACGGGCTCTTCTTCAAAGGCATCAACGAAGTGCATCCCAAGTTTCATACGCCTTACAAATCCTTGCTGATCCAAGGCGTCTGGGCCTCAGTACTTTGTCTTTCGGGCTCGTTTGACATGCTCACCGACATGCTGATTTTTGCGGCCTTCATTTTCTACGGAGCCGGGGCATGGGGCGTGATTACCCTTCGCCGGAAAATGCCGAATCACCCACGTCCGTTTAAGGTACCGTTGTATCCCGTCGTGCCGATTGTCTTTACTGTATTCAGTGCCGTGTTGGTCGTGAACACGATCTGGGATCAGCCCGTCATGGCAGGCTTGGGCTTGTTGTTGATCGCAACAGGTGTGCCGTTTTACTTTTATTGGAATCGGGAGAATCCTGTAGTGGGTTGA
- a CDS encoding DUF1800 domain-containing protein: MAVSKNPFPDAARKLQHLYLRAGFGESPQFLKENADKPLEWHVERLFSDSKSFQDLKLLPDPTAGHEREVGKFKMGVIFMRSKKELKELNLHWLDRMATANGQLREKLCLFWHDHFATNVPVGYLMQVQNNTLRAHALGKFDRLLHNIAKDPAMLIYLNNQQNKKGHPNENFAREVMELFTLGIGNYTENDVKEAARAFTGWQVTATGKYEFNARQHDFGNKAVLGKTDEWTGEDILDMLATHPQTSRHLAKKLYGWFVNDQPHPERILEIEKNLKDSQLDIGLTLKQLFLSEWFYSPENIGALVKSPVELLVQFKRLLKMDLRREQLLLKAQTALGQVLFFPPNVAGWPNGTQWIDSSTLLLRMKLPLVLFGADAFDIAVKGDLEDEGPDISMTEIPKQFKAESDWKEFLHAFAGLSENELLQAIVDALLVCPQVRVDLDNLRQYGDNSSPNSLIQSLAIRVMALPEFQLK; the protein is encoded by the coding sequence ATGGCAGTTTCCAAAAATCCCTTTCCCGACGCCGCGCGCAAGCTGCAACACCTGTATTTGCGTGCCGGATTTGGTGAATCCCCGCAGTTTTTGAAGGAAAATGCCGACAAGCCACTCGAATGGCATGTTGAACGTTTGTTTTCGGATTCGAAGTCCTTTCAAGACCTTAAACTCCTCCCCGATCCGACAGCCGGACACGAACGGGAAGTCGGGAAATTTAAGATGGGCGTCATTTTTATGCGCTCCAAGAAGGAACTCAAGGAATTGAACCTGCATTGGCTGGACCGTATGGCCACCGCAAACGGTCAGTTGCGCGAAAAACTATGCCTGTTTTGGCACGACCATTTTGCAACGAATGTCCCGGTCGGCTACCTCATGCAGGTGCAAAACAATACGCTCCGCGCCCATGCGCTGGGGAAATTTGACCGGCTGTTGCACAACATCGCCAAGGATCCCGCGATGCTGATTTACCTCAACAATCAGCAAAACAAAAAGGGCCATCCCAACGAAAATTTCGCCCGCGAGGTGATGGAATTGTTCACTTTGGGAATCGGTAATTACACCGAAAACGATGTCAAGGAGGCTGCAAGGGCATTTACCGGATGGCAGGTGACAGCAACCGGAAAATACGAATTCAACGCGCGACAGCATGATTTTGGCAACAAAGCGGTGCTCGGTAAAACGGACGAATGGACCGGCGAAGACATCCTGGACATGCTCGCCACGCATCCACAAACAAGTCGGCACCTTGCCAAAAAGCTTTACGGTTGGTTTGTCAACGATCAGCCGCATCCCGAACGCATCCTTGAAATCGAAAAGAATCTCAAGGATTCCCAGCTTGATATTGGCTTGACGCTCAAGCAGCTATTTCTCAGCGAATGGTTTTATTCCCCGGAAAACATCGGCGCATTGGTCAAATCTCCGGTCGAATTGCTTGTACAATTCAAGCGCTTGCTGAAAATGGACTTGCGCCGCGAACAGTTGCTACTCAAAGCCCAAACGGCCCTCGGCCAAGTGCTTTTTTTTCCGCCCAACGTCGCAGGTTGGCCCAACGGTACGCAGTGGATCGACAGTTCGACCCTGTTGTTGCGCATGAAATTGCCATTGGTGCTCTTCGGGGCGGATGCGTTTGACATTGCTGTCAAAGGCGATTTGGAGGATGAAGGACCTGACATTTCGATGACAGAAATCCCCAAGCAATTCAAAGCGGAGTCGGATTGGAAGGAATTCCTGCACGCTTTTGCCGGCCTGAGCGAAAACGAATTGCTGCAAGCGATCGTGGATGCCTTGCTCGTATGCCCGCAGGTGCGCGTCGACCTCGACAATCTGCGCCAATACGGCGACAACAGCAGCCCAAATAGCTTGATTCAAAGCCTTGCCATTCGTGTGATGGCCCTACCCGAATTCCAACTCAAATGA
- a CDS encoding Uma2 family endonuclease produces MQIESDGSIVFPDASVICGELETTQDRKDIATNPTLIVEVLSPSNMKWDRGGKLLKYWTIPSLVEYVIIEQTHPQVDVYTKSPNGEWVFSSYQDLEDVVSLNSLGIKIPLSGIYLGVEFES; encoded by the coding sequence ATACAGATCGAATCTGATGGCTCAATCGTATTTCCAGATGCTTCCGTAATTTGTGGGGAATTGGAGACGACACAAGATCGCAAAGACATCGCCACAAATCCGACCTTGATCGTGGAGGTATTGTCGCCCAGCAATATGAAATGGGATCGCGGCGGCAAGCTCCTCAAATATTGGACGATCCCCTCCTTGGTTGAATACGTGATCATCGAGCAAACGCATCCGCAAGTAGATGTTTACACCAAATCTCCAAATGGTGAATGGGTATTCAGCAGCTATCAGGATTTGGAAGATGTGGTTTCACTCAATTCCCTGGGGATCAAAATTCCGCTTTCAGGAATTTACCTCGGTGTTGAATTCGAATCATAA
- a CDS encoding restriction endonuclease, giving the protein MTASFFEYQRFSPAPADIREALERHYGEQGVPYYSLISRGVQFNQFVGILQIGSFTIEVLPKIDRVTGDQDWRKVLIDMLRKVEGLDLKTTENADLRLKPNSILDLYMELFVTEVAYLMHNGLTKSYRKTEGNRTALKGRLVFAQQIQQNLVHAERFYVRHTTYDRENAFNCILYKTLRLLARICTHPNLRGRITQLLLDFPELPDIAVSEAVFQRLPWSRKTEGYRKAIGIARLLLLNYHPDIRGGQEDVLALMFDMNQLWERYILMVLRRSAPADWTVEGQSRDLFWHAEGFHAHLKPDIVLRGPADRTVVLDTKWKLLDGNRPSDQDLRQLFAYQHQWKAADGYLVYPDRELNCVHGKFNNPSHHCHILGVNVLQGQQLNPDLGQAIWAELLQTYG; this is encoded by the coding sequence ATGACTGCATCCTTCTTTGAATACCAACGTTTCAGTCCCGCCCCCGCAGACATCCGAGAGGCGCTGGAAAGGCATTATGGGGAGCAGGGTGTTCCATATTATTCCCTAATTTCCAGAGGCGTCCAATTCAATCAATTCGTCGGCATCCTTCAAATCGGCAGTTTTACGATCGAAGTTCTGCCGAAAATCGATCGCGTCACAGGCGACCAAGATTGGCGGAAGGTGCTGATCGATATGCTGCGCAAAGTCGAAGGACTCGACCTCAAAACCACCGAAAACGCCGACCTCCGACTCAAACCCAACAGCATTCTCGACCTTTACATGGAGCTTTTTGTGACCGAAGTGGCCTATTTGATGCACAACGGCCTCACAAAGTCCTACCGCAAAACCGAAGGCAATCGCACTGCTCTCAAAGGCAGGCTTGTTTTCGCGCAGCAAATCCAACAAAATCTTGTGCACGCGGAGCGCTTTTACGTGCGCCATACGACCTACGACCGCGAAAACGCTTTTAATTGCATCTTGTACAAGACCTTGCGCCTGCTCGCGCGCATTTGCACCCACCCCAACCTTCGCGGGCGCATCACGCAACTGCTCCTCGATTTCCCCGAATTGCCGGATATCGCCGTCAGCGAGGCTGTTTTTCAACGCCTGCCTTGGTCACGCAAAACCGAAGGCTACCGCAAGGCCATCGGCATCGCGCGGCTATTGTTGCTCAATTATCACCCAGACATTCGTGGTGGACAAGAAGACGTGCTCGCTTTGATGTTTGACATGAACCAACTCTGGGAACGTTACATTTTGATGGTCCTGAGGCGTTCGGCGCCAGCCGATTGGACGGTAGAAGGACAGAGCAGGGACCTGTTTTGGCATGCAGAGGGATTCCATGCGCACCTCAAGCCTGACATCGTGTTGCGCGGCCCTGCAGACCGGACAGTCGTTTTGGACACCAAATGGAAACTGCTCGATGGCAACCGACCTAGCGACCAGGATTTGCGGCAACTTTTTGCCTATCAACACCAATGGAAAGCCGCTGACGGCTATTTGGTCTATCCCGACCGCGAATTGAATTGCGTCCATGGCAAGTTCAACAACCCCTCCCACCATTGCCACATTCTCGGGGTAAATGTCCTTCAAGGGCAGCAGCTCAATCCGGATTTGGGACAGGCGATCTGGGCGGAGTTGCTGCAAACCTACGGCTGA
- a CDS encoding AAA family ATPase, with the protein MVSVKGEDIITKANSEFQSASEEDKLRRIYETFENAESVTRISQLRSEVGNDIGWTTNYYAVFAAIKEFEKTITSSNLPTKTIDNSNFILIIDEINRGNVSQIFGELITLIEDDKRAGRPEALSVTLPYSKESFTVPPNLYIIGTMNTADRSVEALDTALRRRFEFVEMPPRLDLVDQSLTDATDISPRDILYTINLRIEKLLDRDHQIGHAYFMGLRDLSALKNAFQHKLMPLLQEYFFGDYSKIGLVLGSGFVKIAHPEIKKADDFFADFTKTGYESDLMEKQVWHLVHIGEMSEEDFLSAIQTMKVKSCQL; encoded by the coding sequence TTGGTTAGTGTCAAAGGTGAGGACATCATTACAAAGGCAAACAGCGAATTCCAAAGCGCAAGTGAAGAAGACAAGCTTCGCCGTATTTATGAAACGTTCGAAAATGCTGAATCTGTGACGAGAATTTCACAATTACGAAGTGAAGTTGGAAATGATATCGGCTGGACTACAAACTACTATGCCGTTTTTGCAGCGATCAAAGAATTTGAAAAGACAATCACTTCATCGAACCTGCCGACAAAGACGATCGACAATTCAAATTTCATCCTCATCATCGACGAAATCAACCGTGGCAACGTCTCGCAAATCTTTGGCGAACTCATCACGCTGATCGAGGACGACAAGCGCGCCGGTCGACCTGAAGCCCTTTCCGTCACCCTCCCCTACTCCAAGGAGTCCTTCACCGTGCCACCCAATCTTTACATCATCGGCACAATGAATACCGCAGACCGCAGCGTCGAAGCCCTCGACACCGCGCTCCGACGCCGCTTTGAATTTGTCGAAATGCCCCCTCGGCTTGATCTCGTGGACCAATCGCTCACCGATGCCACCGACATTTCGCCGCGTGACATCCTCTATACCATCAACCTGCGCATCGAAAAGCTGCTCGACCGCGACCATCAAATCGGCCACGCGTACTTCATGGGTCTCAGAGACCTCTCAGCGCTCAAAAATGCCTTCCAGCACAAGCTGATGCCGCTTTTGCAGGAATATTTCTTTGGCGATTATTCCAAAATCGGCCTTGTTTTGGGCAGCGGCTTCGTCAAAATAGCCCATCCCGAAATCAAAAAAGCCGATGATTTTTTTGCCGACTTCACCAAAACCGGCTACGAAAGCGATTTGATGGAAAAACAAGTTTGGCACCTCGTCCATATCGGCGAGATGTCCGAGGAAGATTTCCTGTCAGCCATTCAAACCATGAAGGTCAAGTCTTGCCAGCTATGA
- a CDS encoding T9SS type A sorting domain-containing protein: MIIANGGVYGPSNIVKIASWDLLTRQYTVFDSFPASSVQDVTVHERFAYVCADSILACYNLDTYQRTAMVTVPGVRQTRVHLNYLLVTKGYGAVGDNFEVRDMGDLSLLFSIPGISGECEGVASAQDTAYIAVPQGFGASTGKIAVVSLASQQLVREIDLDTNGRVITDLFINGGKVYSINQIDFFSPYSIVSTYDIATADLQHHRVDMSANAGIGVFNTNKLYAGFGAGIGGWDLNSKTLTDTNIVTGQFAAIDYDEVNHRFYGTKTDYFTYGKLYEYNGLGVVLDSIDVGISPEAIAADYYVITSETPSTEAEVAIKSFPQPFGNHLNIDLRSLPYPAERIDILDLTGRVMMSESIASNGVRAMETTTLVQGTYLVRVTARGRVWTTKIVKAVK; this comes from the coding sequence GTGATCATCGCGAATGGTGGCGTGTATGGCCCCTCCAACATCGTTAAGATTGCGTCCTGGGACTTGCTCACGCGGCAATACACCGTGTTTGATTCCTTTCCCGCGAGTTCTGTACAGGACGTAACGGTGCATGAACGCTTTGCATACGTCTGTGCAGACAGTATTTTGGCCTGCTACAATCTGGACACTTATCAACGTACGGCCATGGTGACGGTTCCGGGAGTTCGGCAAACACGTGTCCATCTCAATTATCTATTGGTGACCAAGGGCTACGGCGCCGTTGGAGACAATTTTGAAGTCCGTGATATGGGCGATTTGAGCTTGTTGTTTTCGATTCCTGGCATTTCTGGCGAATGCGAGGGCGTCGCATCCGCCCAAGACACTGCCTATATCGCTGTACCACAAGGATTTGGCGCAAGCACCGGAAAAATCGCCGTGGTCTCTCTGGCAAGTCAGCAATTGGTGCGGGAAATCGACCTCGATACGAACGGAAGGGTGATCACGGACCTTTTCATCAACGGCGGCAAAGTGTATTCGATCAATCAAATCGACTTTTTCAGCCCTTACAGCATTGTTTCGACCTATGATATTGCCACGGCGGATTTGCAGCATCACCGTGTAGACATGTCGGCAAATGCAGGCATCGGTGTCTTTAACACCAACAAGTTGTATGCAGGATTTGGCGCAGGAATAGGCGGCTGGGACCTGAATTCCAAAACTTTGACCGATACCAACATCGTCACGGGCCAATTTGCGGCAATCGATTACGACGAAGTCAATCACAGGTTTTATGGGACCAAAACGGACTATTTCACCTACGGGAAGCTTTACGAATACAATGGATTGGGAGTCGTGCTCGACAGCATCGATGTCGGAATTTCTCCGGAGGCGATTGCGGCTGATTATTATGTAATTACCTCTGAGACACCTTCAACGGAGGCTGAAGTTGCCATCAAAAGCTTCCCACAGCCATTTGGAAACCATTTGAACATCGACTTGCGGTCGCTCCCCTACCCTGCCGAACGCATTGACATTTTGGATCTTACCGGTAGGGTCATGATGTCGGAATCGATAGCTTCCAATGGTGTTCGGGCCATGGAAACGACCACACTTGTACAAGGCACCTACCTCGTGCGCGTGACTGCCCGCGGTCGCGTATGGACGACGAAAATCGTGAAGGCTGTCAAGTAA
- a CDS encoding DUF1501 domain-containing protein codes for MKRREFLEKSALASAMLLLPRFLRSSADVQFGSHARGKVLVVVQLGGGNDGLNTVVPWQNDVYYKLRPGIAHSKGECLRLDDDLALAPGMEGLKGLFDSGNLAIVNGVGYPNPIRSHFRSMDIWQSASPADQYWNDGWIGRLLDANCPDCKPYQAIEVDEGLSLAMKGKTMNGIALTNPQSFYRNVHEPFFHSVANQPQTAVHDHPTLEYLHKTLVETSQSADYIHAQSKIYQSKVEYPQNPFAQHVKLISELIISGSETQIYYVSLTGFDTHAGQKAKQGRLLKLYADTMAAFCSDLKQKGRFQDVTVMTFSEFGRRVAQNASNGTDHGTASNVFLLGGALKKPGIYNPLPSLEDLDEGDLKHSIDFRRVYASLLQDWLGADSTKVLEGRFETLGVV; via the coding sequence ATGAAACGTAGAGAATTCCTTGAAAAATCGGCTTTGGCAAGCGCAATGCTGTTGTTGCCAAGGTTTCTGCGCAGCAGCGCGGACGTGCAATTCGGTAGCCATGCCCGTGGAAAAGTGCTCGTCGTGGTACAATTGGGCGGCGGAAATGATGGATTGAATACGGTTGTGCCCTGGCAAAACGATGTTTATTACAAGCTGCGGCCGGGAATTGCGCATTCCAAAGGCGAATGCCTGCGGCTCGACGACGACTTGGCGCTCGCACCCGGAATGGAAGGCCTCAAGGGGCTATTTGACAGCGGCAACTTGGCGATTGTCAATGGTGTAGGCTACCCCAATCCCATTCGCAGCCACTTTCGCAGCATGGACATCTGGCAAAGCGCAAGCCCTGCAGACCAATATTGGAACGATGGATGGATCGGCAGATTGCTCGATGCCAATTGTCCGGATTGCAAGCCCTACCAAGCCATTGAAGTCGACGAAGGGCTGAGCCTTGCGATGAAAGGCAAAACCATGAACGGCATTGCCCTCACGAATCCGCAGAGTTTTTACAGGAATGTACACGAACCGTTTTTCCATTCCGTTGCAAATCAGCCACAAACCGCTGTGCATGATCATCCGACATTGGAATATCTCCACAAAACATTGGTGGAGACAAGCCAAAGTGCAGACTACATTCACGCCCAAAGCAAGATTTACCAAAGCAAGGTGGAATATCCGCAGAATCCATTTGCGCAGCACGTGAAGCTGATTTCGGAGTTGATCATCAGCGGCAGCGAAACGCAGATTTACTATGTGAGTCTGACCGGATTTGACACGCATGCGGGCCAAAAAGCGAAGCAAGGCCGATTGCTCAAGCTCTACGCCGACACCATGGCTGCATTCTGTAGTGATTTGAAACAAAAGGGGCGGTTTCAGGACGTGACCGTGATGACCTTCAGCGAATTTGGCCGCAGGGTTGCCCAGAATGCCAGCAACGGAACGGATCATGGCACAGCGAGCAATGTTTTCCTGCTCGGCGGCGCCTTGAAAAAGCCCGGAATCTACAACCCATTACCCTCCTTGGAGGACCTGGACGAAGGTGATTTGAAGCATTCGATTGACTTCAGGCGGGTCTATGCCAGTTTGCTCCAAGATTGGCTCGGCGCCGATTCAACAAAGGTCTTGGAAGGGCGTTTCGAGACCTTGGGCGTGGTTTGA
- a CDS encoding ankyrin repeat domain-containing protein, translated as MSNQGRALLTSLNAGDYSAVDQYADLSDLDIKIVNSHIHELFERAIKAENFKLFRALLKIPKVLVSSAEYCALRHCATLGLVEYVSELARMSTVNGNLQSKNGDTALLAAVKGNWGQKKALDLVRAIILIPKLRLNIRDNQGRTALHFAMSKEWYEVVNVLMDAGGNPKVEDEDEVSAVTLAGQQFLKIPGDLFNRVLNFQGEAQEDQPEEASPTLRSAFDDDSPKQDPFQQAAVQQPSMRTPGMQVKSPIPQDDDDDPNPPIIKQVQTIVQDFAAAEPPMQVQHNGPVAKAVEDTVDLFGVMEGQAIDDTLEKDFLFSPSKNQSWRIHRKAVLESIEDIASQLNMTGEALTPADCVRKDPATGLNLWQSAAVHGQFLTLLKTMSRNKRWPEAAELMTRTEDGRSLTDFLDENAQLSAVLNDAIWTAKPKLLAALIAGLPERRIRSLGPLVAKTNLLILNGVR; from the coding sequence ATGTCCAATCAAGGTAGAGCCCTTCTTACTTCCCTCAACGCCGGCGACTATTCGGCGGTGGATCAGTATGCTGATTTGAGCGATCTCGACATCAAGATCGTCAACAGCCACATTCATGAGCTGTTTGAGCGGGCGATCAAGGCCGAAAATTTCAAGCTGTTCCGCGCATTGCTCAAAATCCCCAAGGTATTGGTTTCCAGTGCTGAATATTGTGCATTGCGTCATTGTGCCACTTTGGGTCTTGTCGAGTATGTGAGCGAATTGGCAAGGATGAGCACGGTGAATGGGAATTTGCAGAGCAAAAATGGCGATACGGCCCTCCTAGCCGCAGTAAAAGGCAATTGGGGACAAAAAAAGGCCTTGGACCTTGTGCGCGCTATCATTTTGATTCCAAAACTTCGACTCAATATCCGTGACAATCAAGGACGTACCGCCTTGCATTTTGCGATGAGCAAGGAATGGTATGAGGTCGTGAATGTCTTGATGGATGCAGGTGGGAATCCCAAAGTGGAGGACGAGGACGAAGTCAGTGCAGTGACCTTGGCAGGGCAGCAATTCCTCAAAATTCCAGGAGACTTGTTCAACCGCGTCCTTAATTTCCAAGGCGAAGCGCAGGAAGATCAGCCCGAGGAGGCCTCCCCTACCCTTCGTTCGGCGTTTGACGACGACAGTCCGAAGCAAGATCCGTTTCAGCAAGCTGCTGTGCAACAGCCGTCCATGCGCACACCCGGAATGCAGGTAAAGTCGCCGATCCCGCAAGATGACGATGATGATCCCAATCCGCCGATTATCAAGCAGGTGCAGACTATTGTTCAGGATTTTGCTGCCGCCGAACCGCCGATGCAAGTGCAGCACAACGGGCCTGTTGCCAAGGCAGTTGAAGATACCGTCGATTTGTTTGGCGTAATGGAAGGCCAAGCGATCGACGATACCCTGGAAAAGGATTTCTTGTTTTCGCCCAGCAAAAACCAATCTTGGCGCATCCACCGGAAAGCGGTTTTGGAGAGCATTGAAGACATCGCATCGCAGCTCAATATGACGGGCGAAGCCCTCACGCCTGCTGATTGCGTCCGCAAGGATCCGGCAACGGGCTTGAACCTTTGGCAAAGCGCAGCGGTTCACGGCCAATTTCTCACGCTCCTCAAAACGATGTCCCGCAACAAAAGATGGCCTGAAGCTGCAGAATTGATGACACGCACCGAGGACGGCCGCAGCCTGACGGATTTTCTGGATGAGAATGCGCAGCTTTCGGCGGTCTTGAACGATGCGATTTGGACGGCGAAGCCCAAGCTGCTCGCAGCCTTGATCGCCGGATTGCCGGAACGCCGCATCCGCAGCTTGGGTCCCTTGGTGGCCAAGACCAACCTGCTGATCTTGAATGGGGTGAGGTGA